The following DNA comes from Clostridiisalibacter paucivorans DSM 22131.
CCAAAAATTATATTCAAATAAAGGTGCATCAACTAAAGGTATTGATAATGATACTGCTGATGGATTTGGAGAGAAATATGTAGAAAGCTTGATTGAAGAATTAAGAAACAACACATATAGACCTAAACCAGTACGTAGAGAATATATCAAAAAACCAAATGGGAACATGCGACCTTTAGGAATACCATCATTTAGGGATAAGCTATTACAAGAAGTAATTCGCAGATTCTTAGAAGCTATATATGAACCCGTTTTCAGTGATTTCTCACATGGATTTAGACCTAATAGAAGTTGCCATACTGCATTAAAACAGACACTACCATATTTTAAAGGTACAAGATGGTTTGTGGAAGGTGATATAAAAGGTTGTTTTGATAATATTGACCATGAAAAACTCATTGAAATACTGCAAAGGAAAATTAAAGACAGTAAGTTCATAAACATAATTCGCAGTTTTCTAAAGACAGGCTACATTGAGGATTTCAGATACAATCAAACTTATTCTGGAACACCTCAAGGTGGAATTTTATCACCAATTCTAGCAAATATTTATTTAAATGAATTGGACAATAAAATCATGGAAATAAAGCAGACCTTTGATAAACCAGCAATAAGAAGTATAAATCCAGAGTATGACAAAATTAGGGGAAAGAGATATTGGTTACAAGTTAAACTTAAAAAAGCTACTGAAAAAGAAAAACCAGTATTAATTTCAAAAATCAATGAGTATAGTAAAGAACTTTTGAAAATCCCCTATAAGTCACAGACAGATAAAAATATCGCTTTTGTGAGATATGCTGATGATTGTGCGCCACGAAGGCGTGTCCAAGTAGCGTAGCTACTTGAGGACAGCTATGCTGTACAGATGATGGCGGTGGGCCCGCCGAAATCGCCATGCAGGTGGAGATTTCAAACTACCTTAAGGTGCTGTGGTCAAAAGCCATGGTATTGAGCGTTAAGGAAAAGGCAGTACCTAAACTGTCAAGTGCGTATTAAGAAGATGAACGAGCAAGTGAACCACTTACGAAAGTGTCGAAAGCGTAGAGATTCCATCAAAACCAGGGGGTTGTCGTTAATCTGGGATAAGTCTAGGGGAAACCTGTTTACTGCCTAGATGGTGGGCGGCACAAAGGTGGCATGAACTTAATACAGGCGTCTGTATGGAACGTGGGAACCCACGGGCTGATGTTAAGGGAGTATATCAAGTGGAAGAACCGCAAGATAAGAGTACCAATGCAGTCATGGGGGCAGATTGGGTTGTAGTAGTGAAGAAGTTCCTGTAATGGGAATGGAGCGAAGAACCTGAGTTATCCAGTTTTAAGAATAAGTCAACTTTGA
Coding sequences within:
- a CDS encoding reverse transcriptase domain-containing protein translates to MKPTADILERIYKNSNEHKNGVYTRLYRYLLREDIYYSAYQKLYSNKGASTKGIDNDTADGFGEKYVESLIEELRNNTYRPKPVRREYIKKPNGNMRPLGIPSFRDKLLQEVIRRFLEAIYEPVFSDFSHGFRPNRSCHTALKQTLPYFKGTRWFVEGDIKGCFDNIDHEKLIEILQRKIKDSKFINIIRSFLKTGYIEDFRYNQTYSGTPQGGILSPILANIYLNELDNKIMEIKQTFDKPAIRSINPEYDKIRGKRYWLQVKLKKATEKEKPVLISKINEYSKELLKIPYKSQTDKNIAFVRYADDCAPRRRVQVA